The Gemmatimonadota bacterium DNA window CCGATACGATGTCGTTCGGCGGGGCCCTCCGTCACGTCCTGCGGCAGGACCCCGACGTCATCCTCATCGGCGAAATCCGCGACTCCGAGACGATGGACACCGCCCTCAAGGCGGCCGACACCGGCCACCTGGTGCTCTCGACCATCCACACCACGGATGCCACGCAGACCATCTCGCGCATCCTGTCGTTCTATCCGCCGTTCCAGCACGGCGAGATCCGGATGCTCCTTTCCACCGCGCTCGCCGCGGTGATCTCGATGCGCCTGGTGCCGCGGGCCGATGGTCGGGGCCGCGTGCCCGCGATCGAGATCCTCGTCAACTCCGCCGCCGTCGCCGACAACATCCGCGACATGAACAAGGCGCTGAACATTCCCGACCTGATCGCCGAGGGCGGCGTGTCCTACGGGATGCAGTCCTTCGACCAGTCGCTGATGCGCTGGCTGCAGGAGGGGACCATCGCGTACGACGAGGCCGTGCGGAATGCCACCAACCCGAGCGAGTTCGCGCTGCGGGTGTCGGGCATCAGCGCCGCCTCCGATCGCACCTTCAACGACCTGGGACGCTGATGTTTCGCAAGGTGATGGTGGCCAATCGCGGTGAGATCGCGCTCCGCGTGATTCGCGCCTGTCGGGAACTCGGCATCCGGACCGTCGCCGTGTACAGCGAGGCCGACCGAGAATCGCTGCACGTGCGGTTTGCCGACGACGATGTCTGCATCGGGCCGCCGCCGGGGCGGCTCTCCTATCTCCGGATCCCGAACCTGATCGCCGCCGCGGAAGTGACCGGCGCCGATGCGATCCACCCGGGCTACGGCTTCCTCGCCGAGAACGCGGAGTTCGCCGACACCTGCCGCGCGTCGAACATCGCGTTCATCGGTCCGACGGGCGACCAGATCCGCGCCATGGGCGACAAGGCCTCGGCACGGCGCCTCGCCGCCGAAGCCGGCGTGCCGACGGTGCCGGGGTCGCCGGGGATCATGCGCGACGTCGAGGAGGCGCTGCCGGTGGCCGAGGGGATCGGCTTCCCCGTGATCATCAAGGCGACGGCCGGCGGCGGCGGGAAGGGAATGCGCATCGCGCACGATGCCGACTCCTTTCCGCAGCTCTTCTCGCTGGCGCAGAACGAGGCGCTCTCCGCCTTCGGCAATGGCGATGTCTACGTCGAGAAATATCTCGCACGGCCGCGGCACGTCGAGATCCAGGTGCTCGGCGACTTGCACGGCACCGTGATCCATCTGGGCGAGCGCGACTGCTCCGTGCAGCGCCGCCACCAGAAGCTGATCGAGGAGTCGCCGTCGCCGGCGCTCACCCCCGAGTTGCGCGCGCGGATGGGCGAGGCGGCGGTGCAGCTCGCCTCGGCGATCGACTACGCCGGCGCCGGGACGATCGAGTTCCTCCTCGACGAGGACGGCTCGTTCTACTTCATGGAGATGAACACGCGCATCCAGGTCGAGCATCCCGTGACCGAGATGGTCACCGGCCACGACCTGGTGAAGGAGCAGATCCGCGTGGCGGCCGGCGAGCCGCTCTCGTTCGGCATCACGCCGCTGGTCGGTCACGCGATCGAGGTGCGCATCAACGCCGAAGATCCCTACCGCAACTTCCAGCCGTGCCCGGGACTCATCACCGCCTACCATCCGCCCGGCGGCCCCGGTGTCCGCGTCGACACGCACGTCTACGCTGGCTACACCGTGCCGCCGTACTATGACTCGCTGCTCGCGAAGCTGATCGTCTGGGGCCGCGACCGGACCGAGGCGCTGGCGCGGCTCGGACAGGCGCTCGACTCGTTCATCCTCGAGGGTGTCACCACCACGATCCCCTTCCTGGCGCGCGTCATCCGCCATCCGGACTTCGTCGCCGGCAATGTCGACACCAAGTTTCTCGAGCGCGAGGCGCAACTGCTCCGCCCGGAGATCGCGCCCGGCGAGTCGCGCGAGGGATGACCGTCCACGTCGCCTTCACGCCGCTCGGGCTTCCGACAGCGGACGTGGCGGGGCGCACGGTCGTCGTCATCGACATCCTGCGCGCCACCACCAGCATCACGGCCGCGCTGCACCACGGGGCGCGCGCCGTGATCGTCGCGGCCGAGACGGACGAGGCGATCACGCTGGCACAGTCGCTTGACCGCACCGACGTCCTCCTCGCCGGCGAGCGCCACTGTGTGCGCATCCCCGGCTTCCAGCTGGGCAACTCGCCGGGCGAGATGCTCCCCGAGACGGTCCGTGGCAAGACCCTCGTGATGACCACCACCAACGGGACGCGTGCCCTGCTCGCGACCGCCGGCGCGCACGAGGTGCTCGTCGGCGCGGCGGTGAACCTGAGCGTCGTCGGCGCCCGACTCCGGGATGCGGTGGCCGCGGGGCGGGACGTGCTGGTGCTCTGCGCCGGCCGCGAACACGGCTTCGGCATGGACGACGCCTATCTCGCCGGCCGGTTTGTCACCGAGGCACTCGGTGGCCGCCGCACGAGAAAGGGTCTCAACGACGCGGCCATCGTCTCGGTCGACCTGGTGCGCCGCTATGGCCACCGCATCGACCGCGCCCTGGCCCTCTCGGCCGCGGGCCGTGAGCTGATTCGCCTCGGCTTCGGCGCCGATGTCGAGGCCGCCGGGCAGATCGACACTCACCCGGTGCTCCCCACCTACCACGATCGTCGCATCACGCTGGCGGCGGCCGCATGAGCGGCGAAAATCGTCGCAAGCTCTGGGCGGTGCTCGCGCTCGTGGCCGGCGCGTTCCTCGCGCTTGCCCTGCTGCCGTTCAACGTCACCGGGCCGCTTGGCTCCGCGATCGGTCCGGCACTCTGGCAGGCGCTCGGTCTCGGCGCCGTCGGTGCCCCGCTGCTCGGGTTGTTGCTGGGACTGGCGGGCTTTGATCGGCTGCCGCGCCTCGACATGAAGCGCGCCGCGATTCTCACGCTCGGCGGCGCGATCCTGATTCCGTACGTCATCGCCGTGCTGGTCCGGGCCGAGCAGTCGTTCTATCTCCTGCCACCGCAGGAGTGGAGCTGGGCCGCCCGGGTGACCGGATGGTTTCCGGGCTTCCTCGCACGCAGCGCCCTGGACTCGATCGGCACCGCCGGCGGGCTGCTGCTCGGCTTCGTCGTCCTGACGGCCACCACGCTGGGCACGCTCGCCTGGCATCCGTTGCAGCGACTCGAACGGCCCGCCGAGCCGGCGCCGCTCAAGGTGGGGCGTGCCGTGCCGGTGAAGCGCGTCGTCGAGCCCGAGCCGGTCGACGCCGAGGAGGAAGAGGAAGTCTCGCAGGAGGAACTCTTCCAACCCTCGAAGGCGAAGCCGAAGAAGCGCACCATGGCGGAGGAGTTGGAGCTGCCGTTGCCGCCGCCGCGACCCGTCGACGAGGCACTGCCGCCACTCGACCTGCTCGACCTCCCCAAGGGAGGCAACGTCGAGGCCGACGAGGCCGAGTTGCAACGGCTGGGCGAGTTGCTGCTCGCCACCCTGAAGACCTTCAAGGTCGAGGGCACGTTGGCCGGGATCACCAGCGGGCCGACCGTGTCGCAGTTCGAAGTGGTCCCCGCCTCGGGCGTGAAGGCCGGGCGGATCGTGGCGCTCGCCGACGACCTCGCGATCACGATGCGGG harbors:
- a CDS encoding 2-phosphosulfolactate phosphatase, translating into MTVHVAFTPLGLPTADVAGRTVVVIDILRATTSITAALHHGARAVIVAAETDEAITLAQSLDRTDVLLAGERHCVRIPGFQLGNSPGEMLPETVRGKTLVMTTTNGTRALLATAGAHEVLVGAAVNLSVVGARLRDAVAAGRDVLVLCAGREHGFGMDDAYLAGRFVTEALGGRRTRKGLNDAAIVSVDLVRRYGHRIDRALALSAAGRELIRLGFGADVEAAGQIDTHPVLPTYHDRRITLAAAA
- the accC gene encoding acetyl-CoA carboxylase biotin carboxylase subunit — its product is MFRKVMVANRGEIALRVIRACRELGIRTVAVYSEADRESLHVRFADDDVCIGPPPGRLSYLRIPNLIAAAEVTGADAIHPGYGFLAENAEFADTCRASNIAFIGPTGDQIRAMGDKASARRLAAEAGVPTVPGSPGIMRDVEEALPVAEGIGFPVIIKATAGGGGKGMRIAHDADSFPQLFSLAQNEALSAFGNGDVYVEKYLARPRHVEIQVLGDLHGTVIHLGERDCSVQRRHQKLIEESPSPALTPELRARMGEAAVQLASAIDYAGAGTIEFLLDEDGSFYFMEMNTRIQVEHPVTEMVTGHDLVKEQIRVAAGEPLSFGITPLVGHAIEVRINAEDPYRNFQPCPGLITAYHPPGGPGVRVDTHVYAGYTVPPYYDSLLAKLIVWGRDRTEALARLGQALDSFILEGVTTTIPFLARVIRHPDFVAGNVDTKFLEREAQLLRPEIAPGESREG